Proteins encoded within one genomic window of Empedobacter falsenii:
- a CDS encoding stage II sporulation protein M, protein MREAHFIDKNKAKWSDIEHNLKNKIDVHPDILAKNYIEITNDLAFAQTYYPKSKTKDYLNELALFAHQSIYKDQRTSGNQFVQFFKEDVPNVVYKNHKMLLYSFLIFALAVLIGVLSSHFDPDFTRLILGNQYVDETLMNIKKGDPAAIYKSGSQTGSSLAITINNIRVAFLAFTLGLFFSIGSGYILFSNGIMLGAFHYMFFKEGVLGKAMSAIWMHGTIEISVIIIAGACGLMLGNGFMFPKTLSRKKSLIIKAKEAVMILLSTVPMFIIAGFIEGFITRLYDVNIVLSLSVIILSLILIIWYYIIYPIQKNRQKTFSFNQTLESNETI, encoded by the coding sequence ATGAGAGAAGCGCATTTTATTGATAAAAATAAGGCGAAATGGTCTGATATTGAACATAATTTGAAAAATAAAATTGATGTTCATCCAGATATTTTAGCAAAAAACTACATCGAAATTACAAATGATTTGGCGTTTGCTCAAACTTATTACCCAAAAAGTAAGACAAAAGATTATTTGAACGAGTTAGCTTTATTTGCGCATCAGTCAATTTACAAAGATCAAAGAACTTCTGGAAATCAATTTGTACAGTTTTTCAAAGAAGATGTGCCAAATGTAGTCTACAAAAATCACAAAATGTTGTTATATTCATTCCTGATTTTTGCTTTAGCGGTTTTAATTGGCGTTTTATCATCGCATTTCGATCCAGATTTTACACGATTAATTTTAGGAAATCAATATGTAGACGAAACGTTAATGAACATCAAAAAAGGTGATCCTGCAGCAATTTACAAATCAGGAAGCCAGACAGGAAGTTCATTAGCGATTACAATCAATAATATTCGAGTTGCTTTTTTGGCTTTTACATTGGGCTTATTTTTTAGCATTGGATCAGGATATATTCTATTTTCGAACGGGATTATGTTAGGTGCATTCCATTATATGTTTTTCAAAGAAGGTGTTTTGGGAAAGGCGATGTCAGCAATTTGGATGCATGGAACAATTGAAATTTCGGTGATTATTATTGCAGGAGCTTGCGGTTTGATGTTAGGAAATGGCTTTATGTTCCCGAAAACTTTATCGCGAAAAAAATCACTCATAATCAAAGCAAAAGAAGCAGTAATGATTTTATTAAGCACTGTTCCAATGTTTATTATAGCTGGATTTATCGAAGGTTTTATTACGCGTTTATATGATGTAAATATTGTATTGAGTTTATCGGTTATAATCCTTTCATTAATCTTAATTATTTGGTATTATATCATTTATCCGATTCAAAAAAATAGACAAAAAACTTTTTCGTTCAATCAAACTTTAGAATCGAATGAAACAATTTAG
- a CDS encoding RDD family protein: MNKLLVNTPQNVQIAYNIAPLGKRLLAYIIDMIIRIVLVYGMSYFSEFIPNRDEWFRMGIYSIIGFIFLLYPLILEILMKGQTVGKWIMKIRVIRMDGNRANNFDYFLRWVIGIVELFLFTGLIALITMIINKNGQRLGDIVANTCLIDLNPKLDLSQTIFAEVSETYKIRFPEVYRLSDRDINIVKENFTSALNNNNYDILLKLTRKLEEIMEVKSDGLGNIDFIQVVIQDHYHYHKDK, from the coding sequence ATGAATAAACTTTTAGTCAATACACCACAAAACGTGCAAATTGCTTATAATATTGCGCCACTCGGAAAACGTTTACTGGCTTATATTATTGATATGATTATCCGGATCGTATTAGTTTACGGCATGTCTTATTTTTCGGAGTTTATTCCGAATAGAGACGAATGGTTTCGAATGGGTATTTATAGTATAATAGGTTTTATATTTTTACTTTATCCGTTGATTTTAGAGATTTTGATGAAAGGGCAAACTGTTGGAAAATGGATCATGAAGATTCGTGTAATACGAATGGATGGAAACCGCGCCAATAATTTCGATTATTTCTTACGTTGGGTGATTGGTATTGTAGAATTGTTTTTATTTACTGGACTTATTGCGTTGATTACAATGATTATCAATAAAAATGGTCAACGTTTAGGTGATATTGTTGCGAATACATGTTTGATTGATTTGAATCCGAAATTAGATTTATCACAAACTATTTTCGCTGAAGTTTCTGAAACCTATAAAATTCGTTTTCCCGAAGTTTATCGCTTGTCTGATCGTGATATTAATATTGTAAAAGAAAATTTTACGTCTGCATTGAACAATAATAATTATGATATTTTATTAAAATTAACGCGAAAACTGGAGGAAATAATGGAGGTGAAAAGTGATGGTTTAGGGAATATTGATTTTATTCAAGTGGTGATTCAGGATCATTATCATTACCACAAAGACAAGTAA
- a CDS encoding YchJ family protein: MNCPCCSGKEYATCCEPFHLNIELPKTPEELMRSRYAAFAMVLPEYLVDTTHSSTQKDNDFSDIEDWAKSNKWLKLEIVFAKDNKVRFRAYYQDKQGEIYEHDELSRFVQENGKWFYVDGEFY; this comes from the coding sequence ATGAATTGTCCTTGTTGTTCTGGAAAAGAATATGCAACTTGTTGCGAACCTTTTCATTTGAATATTGAATTGCCAAAAACTCCCGAAGAGTTGATGCGTTCTCGTTACGCTGCTTTTGCAATGGTTTTGCCTGAATATTTAGTTGATACAACACATTCTTCTACGCAAAAAGATAATGATTTTAGTGATATCGAAGATTGGGCAAAATCGAATAAATGGTTAAAGTTAGAAATTGTTTTTGCAAAAGATAATAAAGTTCGATTTAGAGCTTATTACCAAGACAAACAAGGTGAAATCTACGAACATGATGAACTTTCTAGGTTTGTGCAAGAGAATGGCAAATGGTTTTATGTAGATGGCGAGTTTTATTGA
- a CDS encoding tetratricopeptide repeat protein: MEKLKTFFKSKTWRIIWGSLKLFISIPIFCISVFTIYQFLFSSNNKLFVFAGDTQGSYYSDFMFDRLLKSEPKNSKFWWESSVAYNKNGDFEEGMRRLNKANSLNATDHLGYTGWIKYTKLKDYENALKDFHRLDKLSNVVEYPWGENIYFQMGICYQGLGNYDSAIVYYDKFIASEKNPDNIYPRMYTYRGKIEADRKNYSKALDFYNKTISLDKNIAEAYYYKAETYQLTNQKDSAKVNYNKSLDLMRNNYKNQDAYDEVFLEIYDTEIHDKLKKL; the protein is encoded by the coding sequence ATGGAAAAGTTGAAGACATTTTTTAAGTCAAAAACGTGGCGAATTATTTGGGGATCATTGAAATTATTTATTTCTATTCCAATCTTTTGTATAAGTGTTTTTACTATATATCAATTCTTATTTTCTTCTAACAATAAATTGTTTGTATTTGCTGGTGATACACAAGGCTCTTATTATTCTGATTTTATGTTTGATCGTTTATTAAAATCAGAACCTAAGAATTCTAAATTTTGGTGGGAATCTTCAGTTGCTTATAATAAAAATGGAGATTTTGAAGAAGGAATGCGTCGTTTAAATAAAGCAAATTCTTTAAATGCTACAGATCATTTAGGTTATACAGGTTGGATAAAATATACAAAACTAAAAGATTACGAAAATGCCTTAAAAGATTTTCATAGATTAGATAAATTGTCAAACGTTGTGGAATATCCTTGGGGTGAAAATATTTATTTTCAAATGGGAATTTGTTATCAAGGTTTAGGAAATTATGATTCCGCGATTGTTTATTATGATAAATTTATTGCCTCCGAAAAAAATCCTGATAATATTTATCCAAGAATGTATACTTATCGTGGAAAAATTGAAGCTGATCGAAAAAATTATTCAAAAGCTTTAGATTTTTATAATAAAACAATCAGTCTGGATAAAAATATTGCGGAAGCTTATTATTATAAAGCCGAAACGTATCAACTTACTAATCAAAAGGATTCAGCTAAAGTAAATTATAATAAAAGTTTAGATTTAATGAGAAATAATTATAAAAATCAAGATGCTTATGATGAAGTATTTTTAGAAATATATGATACAGAAATTCATGATAAATTGAAGAAATTGTAA
- a CDS encoding nucleotidyltransferase family protein, whose translation MKAMIFAAGLGTRLKPFTDNHPKALAVVNGKPLLQRNIEYLKSFGIEEIVINVHHFADQIIEFLEENNYFGIEITISDETDQVLETGGGLVKAKANFEEDFLVMNVDILTDLNLADFIKAHQENKALVTLAVSDRNSSRKLFFNKQNELKGWRNLKTEEEIKAVDSLDNCKDLAFSGIHVISPSLFDKITEKGKFSIMKVYMDLMQTESILGFDHSGGILIDVGRPESVLEAENYFQ comes from the coding sequence ATGAAAGCAATGATTTTTGCAGCGGGTCTTGGGACTCGTTTAAAACCATTTACTGATAATCATCCCAAAGCTTTAGCCGTTGTAAATGGAAAACCTCTTTTGCAACGAAATATAGAATATTTGAAATCTTTTGGCATTGAAGAAATTGTGATTAATGTTCATCATTTTGCAGATCAAATCATTGAATTTTTAGAAGAAAATAATTATTTCGGAATTGAGATTACTATTTCTGATGAAACGGATCAAGTTCTTGAAACTGGTGGTGGTTTGGTGAAAGCAAAAGCTAATTTTGAGGAAGATTTTTTGGTGATGAATGTTGATATTTTAACAGATCTAAATCTTGCTGATTTTATCAAAGCACATCAAGAAAATAAAGCATTGGTAACATTGGCAGTTTCGGATAGAAATTCGTCTCGCAAACTATTTTTTAATAAACAAAATGAATTGAAAGGTTGGCGAAATCTGAAAACCGAAGAAGAAATAAAAGCTGTAGATTCCTTAGACAATTGCAAAGATTTGGCTTTTAGCGGAATTCATGTTATTTCTCCTTCTCTTTTTGATAAAATTACGGAGAAAGGTAAATTTTCGATCATGAAAGTCTATATGGATTTAATGCAAACTGAATCAATTCTTGGTTTTGATCATTCTGGCGGAATTTTAATAGACGTTGGTCGACCAGAAAGTGTATTAGAAGCGGAAAACTATTTTCAATAA
- a CDS encoding RapZ C-terminal domain-containing protein: protein MAKLNINVRSFSYKKGIPTDPTGNGGGFVFDCRGILNPGRIKEYKTQTGRDEDVKKYLETETNIAVFLEGVFQIIDISIEDYLQRDFENLEINFGCTGGQHRSVYSADATAKHIQEKFPEAQVTLHHVVQEEKNWINEAY, encoded by the coding sequence ATGGCTAAATTAAATATCAACGTTCGTAGTTTTTCATACAAAAAAGGAATTCCAACCGATCCTACTGGAAATGGTGGAGGTTTTGTTTTTGATTGTCGCGGAATCTTAAATCCAGGGCGTATCAAGGAATATAAAACGCAAACAGGGCGCGACGAAGACGTTAAAAAATACTTGGAAACAGAAACTAATATTGCAGTTTTTTTAGAAGGTGTTTTTCAAATTATTGACATTTCAATTGAAGATTATTTGCAACGTGATTTTGAGAATTTAGAAATCAATTTTGGTTGTACAGGCGGGCAACATCGTTCGGTTTATTCTGCTGATGCGACTGCAAAACATATTCAAGAGAAATTTCCAGAAGCGCAAGTTACGTTACATCATGTTGTGCAAGAAGAAAAAAATTGGATAAACGAGGCGTATTAA